The Pyrobaculum sp. 3827-6 genome has a segment encoding these proteins:
- a CDS encoding type IA DNA topoisomerase translates to MILIVAEKRSVAQAVAKYLGRSYRVQRIHGVPVYSFSYGGREAAALGLSGHIMDFDFAARQNVWTWLPPEELFNATPLLVVRREALDYVKALRALAAKADEVYLALDADVEGEAIAYEATLVVRSVNKRAPIRRVLFNAVTPREITAAFQRPTKLDLKKVEKVFTRMQIDLTLGAAFTRFLTLAVREHLEKGQFLSYGPCQTPVLGMVVTRELQRRNFKPEKYYVLKALVEVEGHRIEMSADVRYKSREEAERAAASVRHGVVKIALYKPHEVEPPEPLETVELERRASRWLGINAKKTLDIAEELYRAGYISYPRTETTIYPQTLDLREILRDLAETEHGPYAEELLRRGFKPTRGDSDDGAHPPIYPTKGATKAEIMKIFGKAGAQAWAIYDFVVRHFLATLSPPALVEKQKIVAAFGGVEMYAEGQRVMSEGYWRIYPWERQRDKPLPRVSPGAPARAIKVEVVERETEPPPQMTESELLALMKKYGIGTDATMQDHIHTNVKRGYMKLAKGRCVPTDLGIALATALFQHAPELIEPTVRAKIEAALNSIVRNGTPPSKLIAEVKAEFRTYYENLKAKREEIKKALLNALNAHRQ, encoded by the coding sequence GTGATTCTGATAGTGGCTGAGAAGCGCTCGGTGGCTCAAGCCGTTGCGAAGTACCTAGGCAGGAGCTACAGAGTCCAGAGGATACACGGCGTACCCGTCTACAGCTTTAGCTACGGGGGGAGGGAGGCCGCGGCGCTTGGCCTCAGCGGACACATAATGGACTTCGACTTCGCCGCGAGGCAAAACGTATGGACGTGGCTACCCCCCGAGGAGCTCTTCAACGCCACCCCGCTCCTCGTCGTGCGGAGGGAGGCTCTTGACTACGTAAAGGCGCTTAGGGCGCTGGCGGCCAAGGCCGACGAGGTCTACCTAGCTCTCGACGCCGACGTGGAGGGGGAGGCCATAGCATACGAGGCAACCCTTGTGGTGAGGTCGGTAAATAAACGCGCGCCGATACGCCGAGTCCTCTTCAACGCCGTGACGCCGCGGGAAATAACGGCGGCCTTCCAGAGGCCTACGAAGCTGGACCTCAAGAAGGTGGAGAAGGTATTCACAAGGATGCAGATAGACCTAACCCTCGGCGCCGCCTTCACCCGGTTCCTAACCCTCGCCGTGAGGGAACACCTTGAGAAGGGCCAGTTCCTCAGCTACGGCCCCTGCCAGACGCCGGTATTGGGGATGGTGGTGACTAGGGAGCTACAGAGGAGGAACTTCAAGCCCGAGAAGTACTACGTATTGAAGGCCCTGGTGGAGGTGGAGGGACACAGGATAGAGATGTCTGCAGACGTTCGCTACAAGAGCAGAGAAGAGGCGGAGAGGGCGGCCGCCTCGGTGAGACACGGCGTTGTGAAAATCGCCCTCTACAAACCCCACGAGGTGGAGCCCCCGGAGCCTCTGGAGACCGTCGAGCTCGAGAGGAGGGCTAGCCGGTGGCTTGGGATAAACGCCAAGAAGACGCTGGACATCGCCGAGGAGCTGTATAGAGCGGGCTACATCTCCTACCCCAGGACTGAGACCACCATATACCCACAAACACTGGACCTCCGTGAAATCCTCCGCGACCTGGCGGAGACGGAGCACGGCCCCTACGCCGAGGAGCTTTTGAGAAGAGGCTTCAAGCCGACGCGTGGAGACTCCGATGACGGCGCCCATCCACCCATTTATCCCACAAAAGGCGCCACAAAGGCGGAGATCATGAAGATCTTCGGCAAGGCGGGGGCCCAGGCCTGGGCCATCTACGACTTCGTCGTGAGGCATTTCCTCGCCACGCTGAGCCCTCCGGCTCTGGTGGAGAAGCAGAAAATAGTTGCGGCCTTCGGCGGAGTCGAGATGTACGCAGAGGGCCAGAGGGTGATGAGCGAGGGCTACTGGAGGATATACCCATGGGAGAGGCAGCGCGACAAGCCTCTGCCCCGCGTCTCCCCCGGCGCCCCCGCCCGCGCCATCAAAGTCGAGGTGGTGGAGAGGGAGACGGAGCCTCCGCCTCAGATGACCGAGTCCGAGCTACTGGCTCTAATGAAGAAGTACGGCATAGGCACGGACGCCACGATGCAAGACCACATCCACACCAACGTCAAGAGGGGCTACATGAAGCTGGCCAAGGGCAGGTGCGTGCCGACCGACCTCGGCATAGCCCTAGCCACCGCTCTGTTTCAACACGCCCCGGAGCTCATAGAGCCCACAGTCAGGGCGAAGATAGAGGCGGCTCTAAACTCAATAGTCAGAAACGGCACGCCGCCCTCTAAACTCATCGCAGAAGTGAAGGCGGAGTTTAGAACCTATTATGAAAACCTAAAGGCGAAGCGGGAGGAGATAAAGAAGGCGCTACTAAATGCTTTAAACGCACATCGCCAGTAA